A window of Hevea brasiliensis isolate MT/VB/25A 57/8 chromosome 14, ASM3005281v1, whole genome shotgun sequence contains these coding sequences:
- the LOC131172712 gene encoding disease resistance protein RUN1-like, whose protein sequence is MASTSSTPPNQWKKWDVFISFRGDDTRYGILSHLSKALKDKQIKTFTDEELHKGEMISPELLKIIRESSISIVIFSENYADSPWCLDELVEILKCKEESGQIVLPLFTRDEAELVEKIVNDVLKKFSDMSKSDDSYDPKLIGIKLRVEKVECLLKDKQVVGILGIGGVGKTTIALEVFRRNKNQFNGHYFVENVRETMIKKSSKSARKKIICELLRDKHIDDLNDHVCKRLKSMKVLIVFDDIEHRNHLKDLAGECHLYGEGSRIIITSRNSLGLSKEGIYEVEELIDSQALELFSLHAFEQNRPKEEYKELSKKATIYVGGHPLALKVLGSHLFRRTIEEWESELEKLKGKSLKKIEDVLKRSYDGLEKNEQEIFLDIACFFKGEDKDEVERKLKAFGFYPESGIPRLIEKYLITISNNRVDMHDLLEQMGKEIVNEECKQPGGCSRLWNYEDIDHVLTTETGTENVEAISFRPGGRGILKLSATAFTKMCNLRFIQLYAMPNKVLLPKNFEFCAQALRCLYWDYYPLESLPLNFWPKNLVELHMRSSKLIQLWNGGDKPLGSLKLMDLSGSWYLIRIPNLSSIAPNLEFLYLNSCESLVEMPSLQNLSNLVELRMRGSKLIQLWNGGDKPLGSLKLMDLSCSYRRIRIPNLSSIAPNLEFLYLKGCSSLVETPSLQNLSKLTELHLSDCYKIKDFPEIPCNIRILKLGGIGIEQLPSSIKHLSQLVILSLDRCTALESLPSSIGNLKSLEELHLSECSRLVTIPSSIGELKCLEKLFLWMCSNLASLPESIKQLSKLKLLDLSGCERLKSLPELPSCLKLLNATDCRSLESASISFNFLEHDDENEEADRSEHENEEAHKSESEDCKFLKFSDCVKLNKKVMEDVFEAHLLGQKVTLLMAGGEVPEWMRYKNKGSSLSFKLDLRHVIAFSFCVVLSPYGLIDFHGFEVDFICESANRRERNAFNLFSDKVVANWNGYPYLYDLSQVLLSFKGLRTRFDEECLVKASFCFNAGGFAEPQEIMECGLYHLPFYCHLREGRLYRRMIKLKSGEKQQVK, encoded by the exons ATGGCTTCTACTTCTTCCACTCCTCCCAATCAGTGGAAGAAATGGGATGTTTTTATTAGTTTTAGAGGCGACGATACGCGTTATGGTATTCTCTCCCATCTCTCTAAAGCCCTGAAGGACAAACAAATCAAGACTTTTACGGACGAAGAGCTTCATAAAGGGGAAATGATATCACCAGAGCTCTTGAAAATAATTCGAGAATCAAGCATCTCAATAGTCATTTTTTCTGAAAATTATGCAGATTCTCCATGGTGTTTGGATGAGCTTGTTGAAATACTTAAATGCAAGGAAGAATCAGGACAAATAGTTCTACCGCTTTTTACAAG GGATGAGGCCGAATTAGTAGAGAAAATCGTCAATGATGTGTTGAAAAAATTTAGTGATATGTCTAAAAGTGATGATTCTTATGATCCCAAATTGATTGGAATTAAATTGCGTGTGGAAAAAGTGGAATGCTTGTTAAAAGATAAGCAAGTTGTAGGAATTTTGGGGATCGGAGGCGTTGGTAAAACAACTATTGCACTAGAAGTATTTCGTCgaaacaaaaatcaatttaatggtCATTACTTTGTTGAAAATGTCAGGGAAACAATgataaagaaatcatcaaaatcagcacgaaaaaaaataatttgtgaatTATTAAGGGACAAACATATAGATGATTTGAATGATCATGTTTGCAAAAGGCTCAAGAGTATGAAGGTATTGATTGTTTTTGATGATATAGAGCATCGAAACCATTTAAAAGATTTAGCAGGAGAGTGTCATTTGTATGGTGAGGGAAGTAGAATCATCATAACTAGTAGAAATTCACTTGGTTTATCAAAAGAAGGCATATATGAGGTTGAGGAGTTAATTGATTCTCAAGCTCTGGAACTCTTTAGCTTACATGCCTTCGAGCAAAATCGTCCCAAGGAAGAATATAAGGAGCTATCAAAGAAGGCGACAATCTATGTTGGAGGCCATCCACTAGCTCTTAAAGTTTTGGGATCTCATTTATTTCGTAGGACGATAGAAGAATGGGAAAGCGAATTGGAAAAATTGAAAGGCAAATCTCTTAAAAAAATTGAAGATGTTTTGAAAAGAAGTTATGATGGGCTAGAAAAGAATGAACAGGAAATATTTCTTGATATTGCATGTTTCTTCAAAGGGGAAGATAAAGATGAGGTTGAGAGAAAATTAAAAGCATTTggtttctatccagaaagtgGAATACCTCGTCTAATTGAGAAGTATCTGATAACTATTTCAAACAATAGGGTAGATATGCATGACTTGCTAGAGCAAATGGGCAAGGAAATTGTTAATGAGGAATGCAAACAGCCTGGCGGATGCAGCAGGTTGTGGAATTATGAAGATATTGATCATGTATTGACAACAGAGACG GGAACCGAAAATGTTGAGGCCATATCGTTTCGTCCGGGTGGGAGAGGTATTTTGAAGCTAAGTGCCACGGCCTTTACGAAGATGTGCAATCTTAGATTCATCCAATTATATGCAATGCCGAACAAAGTGCTCCTTCCTAAGAACTTTGAATTTTGTGCACAAGCACTAAGATGTCTTTACTGGGATTATTATCCTCTGGAATCTTTGCCGTTAAATTTTTGGCCAAAGAATCTTGTAGAACTTCACATGCGTTCTAGCAAACTCATACAACTGTGGAATGGAGGAGATAAG CCTCTTGGAAGTTTGAAATTGATGGACCTTAGCGGCTCTTGGTACCTGATCAGGATTCCGAACCTGTCTAGTATTGCCCCAAATCTCgagtttttatatttaaatagctGTGAGAGTTTGGTTGAAATGCCCTCTCTTCAAAATCTAAGTAATCTTGTAGAACTTCGTATGCGTGGGAGCAAACTCATACAACTGTGGAATGGAGGAGATAAG CCTCTTGGAAGTTTGAAATTAATGGACCTCAGCTGCTCTTATCGCCGGATCAGGATTCCGAACCTGTCTAGTATTGCCCCAAATCTCGAGTTTTTATATTTGAAGGGATGTTCGAGTTTGGTTGAAACTCCCTCTCTTCAAAATCTGAGCAAGCTTACTGAACTTCATCTAAGTGATTGCTACAAAATCAAAGATTTTCCAGAGATTCCGTGTAATATAAGGATTCTAAAATTAGGAGGAATTGGAATAGAACAACTGCCCTCATCAATTAAGCATCTGTctcaacttgtcatattgtccttGGATCGGTGTACAGCACTCGAGAGTCTTCCAAGCAGCATTGGCAATTTGAAAAGTCTTGAAGAACTTCATCTATCTGAATGTTCAAGACTCGTGACTATTCCAAGCAGCATAGGCGAGTTGAAATGTCTTGAAAAGTTATTTCTCTGGATGTGCTCAAATTTAGCAAGTCTTCCAGAAAGCATCAAACAACTTTCGAAGTTGAAACTGCTTGATTTAAGCGGTTGCGAGAGACTTAAAAGTTTACCAGAGCTTCCGTCATGCTTAAAATTATTAAATGCAACTGATTGCCGCTCTCTGGAATCTGcatcaatttctttcaatttcttagaACATGATGATGAAAATGAAGAAGCAGATAGAAGTGAACATGAAAATGAAGAAGCACATAAAAGTGAATCTGAAGATTGCAAATTTCTTAAATTTAGTGATTGCGTCAAATTGAATAAGAAAGTAATGGAGGATGTTTTTGAAGCGCACCTGTTGGGTCAGAAAGTTACATTATTGATGGCAGGAGGTGAAGTGCCAGAATGGATGAGGTATAAGAATAAAGGATCCTCGCTTTCCTTCAAACTTGACCTTCGTCACGTAATTGCCTTCTCTTTCTGCGTTGTTCTTAGTCCCTATGGTTTAATCGATTTTCATGGATTTGAAGTGGATTTCATATGTGAATCTGCAAATAGGCGGGAACGTAATGCGTTCAACTTATTTAGCGATAAGGTCGTTGCGAATTGGAATGGTTATCCGTATCTTTACGACTTATCACAGGTGTTGCTTTCATTCAAAGGATTGAGGACACGTTTTGATGAAGAGTGTTTAGTTAAGGCCTCATTTTGCTTCAACGCTGGCGGTTTCGCGGAACCGCAGGAAATTATGGAGTGTGGG CTCTATCATCTGCCGTTCTATTGTCATTTGAGAGAGGGAAGACTATACAGGAGAATGATTAAGCTCAAATCAGGGGAAAAACAACAGGTGAAATGA
- the LOC131172713 gene encoding YTH domain-containing protein ECT4-like, with protein MVRLHLQPAQIHTDFCGSAFGKDGLPCGSTSFSCFSWDATSNTKGELDGNSSIKGETDQESVGDLGIYNPPTSSYNYYYPEYNGSFTQLDDHGYFQADGSHMVCSSDVYFHFYLQKLGKTMSRSAWLIRVVLYNCVLLIIDTSVSVDHIRDAIRQWITSLLFTCYNPYASGAVVGVDGQSVGQQAYFSSPGYLPHPVFYGSEAMPCHSWDSAYFSDVSNGNTGSQNGKYGSASTFAKSSGFNSMKSNDNSAGKSSKSTNTQAIRPLNKVSALGSDFSAGLSKGYHPVGNLPPFSIQKHGPFPHNCPMNYRQNGRIWNGNDRNKSGDRFYKNSDFETSNELTSGPRGSNKFPSRETAVKEDLGITVQRDQYNKPDFETKYADAKFYVIKSYNEDDIHKSIKYDVWASTPNGNKKLDAAFCEAEQRS; from the exons ATTTTTGTGGCTCT GCTTTTGGAAAAGATGGATTACCATGTGGCTCAACATCATTCAGTTGCTTTTCATGGGATGCTACTTCTAATACCAAAGGTGAATTAGATGGTAATTCTAGTATCAAAGGGGAGACTGACCAAGAGTCTGTTGGAGACCTTGGTATTTACAATCCACCGACTAGTAGTTACAATTATTACTACCCAG AGTATAATGGATCCTTCACACAATTGGATGATCATGGTTATTTTCAAGCAGATGGATCTCATATGGTATGTTCTTCTGACGTGTACTTTCATTTCTATTTGCAAAAATTAGGCAAAACTATGTCTCGTTCTGCTTGGCTGATAAGGGTAGTTTTGTATAATTGTGTCTTGTTGATAATTGATACTAGTGTATCGGTTGATCACATCAGGGATGCAATCAGACAATGGATCACTAGTCTATTATTTACCTGCTATAATCCATATGCTTCTGGGGCAGTGGTTGGGGTAGATGGGCAAAGTGTTGGTCAACAAGCATATTTTTCTTCACCTGGATACCTTCCACATCCTGTTTTCTATGGATCAGAAGCCATGCCTTGCCATTCATGGGATTCAGCATATTTTAGTGATGTCTCAAATGGCAATACTGGTTCTCAAAATGGAAAATATGGATCAGCTTCTACTTTTGCCAAGTCCAGTGGTTTTAACTCTATGAAGTCTAATGACAATTCTGCTGGCAAATCCTCTAAGTCTACAAATACACAAGCAATCAGACCTTTAAACAAG GTGTCTGCATTGGGTTCTGATTTCTCAGCAGGTCTCTCGAAAGGATACCATCCTGTAGGAAATTTGCCTCCTTTTTCTATCCAAAAACATGGTCCATTCCCGCATAATTGTCCTATGAACTATAGACAGAACGGAAGGATATGGAATGGAAATGATAGAAATAAATCTGGAGACAGATTCTATAAAAACAGTgattttgaaacctcaaatgaacTAACTTCTGGTCCTAGGGGCTCTAATAAATTTCCTTCTCGGGAGACTGCTGTCAAGGAAGACTTGGGAATCACTGTACAAAGAGATCAGTATAACAAACCAGATTTTGAAACTAAGTACGCAGATGCTAAGTTCTATGTTATCAAATCTTACAATGAAGATGACATTCATAAGAGCATTAAATATGATGTATGGGCAAGCACTCCAAATGGCAATAAAAAGTTAGATGCAGCATTCTGTGAAGCAGAACAGAGATCTTGA